A stretch of DNA from Candidatus Auribacterota bacterium:
GAGCACGGTGAGAATATCCTTGAGCGTTATATGGGAGGGTGGTTGTGCAAGTACATATCCTCCATTGGCGCCGCGCGAGGAGCGAATCAACCCCGCATCTCTCAACGGAGGGATCAAATGCCAGAGGTATTTTTCCGAAATATCCTGTCTCCTGGCAATATCCCGCAAAGGCACAGGGCCTTGCCCGTCGTGCAGTGCAAGATCAAGCATCAACCTCACTCCGTAGCGGCCTTTAGTGGTTAATTTTAACATAGCGACATCCTCTGGATATATCCCACCATATCTACTACTCTGGTGGGGATTCTATCATCTGCATGAATCATGTCAATAGAAAAAATGAAAAAAATTTTCTGAAGCCGAGGGCATCTTGAGAAGGTGTTTTTTGTTCCGTTCCATAGGAAAATTCAATAATATTCCATGTGTTGAACAACAGCGCAAGCTGCGAATTTCCACATGCTGATTCTTTGAGGGTAGAACATGTTTGGTTTTATAGTAATTA
This window harbors:
- a CDS encoding Rrf2 family transcriptional regulator — protein: MLKLTTKGRYGVRLMLDLALHDGQGPVPLRDIARRQDISEKYLWHLIPPLRDAGLIRSSRGANGGYVLAQPPSHITLKDILTVLEGRICLVDCISNPSFCPRSRNCVPKDIWRDVSETISHTLDSFTLGKMIEKQKSASEEISYAI